The Prinia subflava isolate CZ2003 ecotype Zambia chromosome 21, Cam_Psub_1.2, whole genome shotgun sequence genome window below encodes:
- the SPEN gene encoding msx2-interacting protein isoform X3 has protein sequence MVRETRHLWVGNLPENVREEKIIEHFKRYGRVESVKILPKRGSEGGVAAFVDFVDIKSAQKAHNSVNKMGDRDLRTDYNEPGTIPSAARGLDDTVSIASRSREVSGFRGGGGGPAYGPPPSLHAREGRYERRLDGASDNRERAYEHSAYGHHERGTGGFDRTRHYDQDYYRDPRERTLQHGLYYTSRSRSPNRFDAHDPRYEPRAREQFTLPSVVHRDIYRDDITREVRGRRPERNYQHSRSRSPHSSQSRTQSPQRLASQAARPARSPSGSGSRSRSSSSDSLSSSSSTSSDSDSSSSSSDESPARSVQSTAVPAPASQLLPSLEKDEPRKSFGIKVQNLPVRSTDTSLKDGLFHEFKKYGKVTSVQIHGASEERYGLVFFRQQEDQEKALNASKGKLFFGMQIEVTAWIGPETESENEFRPLDERIDEFHPKATRTLFIGNLEKTTTYHDLRNIFQRFGGIVDIDIKKVNGVPQYAFLQYCDIASVCKAIKKMDGEYLGNNRLKLGFGKSMPTNCVWLDGLSTNVTDQYLTRHFCRYGPVVKVVFDRLKGMALVLYNEIEYAQAAVKETKGRKIGGNKIKVDFANRESQLAFYHSMEKTGQDIRDFYEMLAERSRDERRGSYEYAPDRTYYETVRTPGTYPEDPRREYPARGREFYAEWDPYQGDYYDPRYYDDPREYRDYRGDPYEQDIREYSYRQRERERERERFESDRDRDHERRPIERSQSPTHSRRPQSPGASPSQSERLQSDSERRIYSRSSDRSGSCSSLSPPRYDKLDKARMERYTKNEKVEKERVFEQERVDKEKRLVRKEKLEKIEKEKTDKQKRKAKIHSPSSQSSETDQENEREPSPEKQKGNSKQSKERGDKEGAAKNRLELMPCVVLTRVKEKEGKVIDQPAPEKLRAKLDNDTLKSPLLEQKTQTSQAEQAKSEPSKLEPIRTKVQKEKALASHIEVVDKEGKLKPKKHLKTEQTSEGANAVDLDKLEARKRRFADANPKPDRQKLDVKRSSQDEEDARVVLKKQLDATVSSREAPVLREGELERKPLRKEMLKRESKKLKLERLIPVTSPKEIQDTLNVGGIGVRPTLDLQARLMEAPDEPAEVQELPPKKLNPVKPQHKQVQVLDEQGTEREDTRKNYSGLPEETPDHKLGQEKPQTADTEEKISIDIDHTQSYRKQMEQSRRLKQQLEMEIAKSEKFGSPKKDVDEYEKRSLVHEVGKPPQDVTDDSPPSKRKKTDQFDFEISTKRERNYRSSRQVSEDSERMSCSPSIRHFPFHEDDDTLDSPRLMPSKETKESPKIEEKGLSYSNMTVREDSLKFNPYDSSRREQMAEMAKIKLSVLSSEEDSSRWETQVKQEPGRVDISFPSSIVKRDSIRKRSVRDLEPGEVPSDSDDDGENKPHSPKASSLLESSRLSFLLRDREEKFREREERLQSSSLERNKFYSFALDKTITPDTKALLERAKSLSSSREENWSFLDWDSRFASFRNNKDKEKVDSAPRPIPSWYMKKKKIRTDSEGGKLDDKKEDHKEEEQERQELFASRFLHSSIFEQDSKRLQHLERKDDELDFISGRLYGRQSSSDGTNSTADLVQEPVVLFHSRFVELTRMQQKEKEKDQKPKEVEKQEDKENRPKTPEMVPDSKETEHKPSSVVGPSSVTVLPQEPAPIAPEKIVSEKVLVEPVSVKEEKPSEPAAAAEEQKPFPELAAPVKMEPPEQMEPPPIVEASKEIVATTLAPEEDAVATEHPSYLDTKPPTPGASFSDADISVDPEPEAAQLLPPPPKLVQKSDEAVEPKEENAPPSANTDAGGSQKVEVAAEVLPPVSDNDMEVEPPVVVKDKKSYKSKRSKTPVQSAAANVAEKPVTRKSERIDREKLKRSSSPRGETQKLSELKVEAEKVSRNAAKSPSSAAEPENVELSLPIGRTRRRNVRSVYATTGDNEGPSPVKDSIEVTRSTRKRVEKEPQETVTTVPTTPRRGRPPKTRRKPEEDISPIKAEPVQQEVEETETKDTVEAPKPAEGWRSPRSQKLTHTHTSAATSQQGKKGKNEPKADTMAESEDAAERSGQELSISDNSNKAKAAEKEPAASEQKRDRKELDVEKNQLEIPTVEIIEKKPVPEKVTKSKRGRYKNTKTVVDKASVCLKNVEIRLNVDEVKGALRPTEEEAEPVAVSPPKMKSPPKEDILPPLFSKNEVEDSFSEVEKEVTREPKQSPEAAQLAKQIELEQAVENIAKLTETPPTIAAYKEPTTDVAEVRQEEEADKPAHQASETELAAAIGSIINDISGETESFPAPPTYPAESEAEIPTEPLVLQSPREEMEPETDQAVNNILETEAAVEPVVQPVPGSVSSTLETESKESEVSFSESSNSAQEAETLQEAEVARKEKGRQKSTRQRRKKSMSRRGDAPEVNTFEPERVQSKSPPANDVKTKPEEASKEEKQIKPTASMEPNASDVTKAVATDVVAAHEAAPESSSSPKVPAPTPLDLGAPPVPLDEGSQSGFKIRSPLESAPITPPSAPNAALPAVPTAAAKLPTPVPTTIVPLHSSAAKVPEWVVRHEEPRARSTPPPALPPDTKASDIDTNSSTLRKILMEPKYVSATSITSTHVTTTHAEPVSAPSLEEAPLHPAVEAVKPVSEEKPAVPVTNALDPPVAEAPVFSEKEKINTVIAPKATSVISRMPHSVDLEEAPRITLVKQAPQTQTCLVNAPSPKFKQRSSTNDNSRFHPGSMSIIEERPVETGSSPGLRVNTSEGVVLLSYSGQKTEGPQRISAKISQIPPASAVDIEFQQSVSKSQIKQEPITPSQPAPKGSQTSAGYGTVSTHSSLVLGTQPYNTSPVISSVKQERAVLDKPDSSHLAVQTPASQPSKVLAQTVNTPPVLVHNQMVVNKKLSDPAALKVETKTLQPSSLSPGVSPHHPSLSGKMHSEANHVSSGPSTPTDRAISHLGVTKQEPHSPRTSGHSPSPFPRACHPGSTSSPALSSSTPVMLAPGIPVPQYISSMHPEQSVIMPPHSVTQTVSLGHLSQGEVRMNTPPLSGIPYGIRPEALHSPRATLQPQMEIKPQRSSTPQPAPIRDIVIPPLSSQHPPEEELHFHHTAVCRGPAPVQSDVLVMQPDYRMHPGSLRLDQYNVPRDVRMIMHPHMAAVGEHHSETRQSRTPEGAVKTPPVSKTPQPGKETPKSSEGKMAHSPHSEPRLLSVPSGSQLPGLPLTQPVVVPHGVQIMHPAGSSFHDYRSVYGDMRNYHTAQLGHPQFPGASPIGLPSRSMTPSQGLPEGEHSHPSQPVRSKTPQIPQDPKGPPAAGPEQSHHPPVNRHTAQMDPHVHLQRAQGDTSQTSYPSPVAISMKQELPSPHQPQAVPKQSMFIPTTSGPPLSRPEPQSTLKQEPSPHPVSQRPVDMVQLLTKYPIVWQGLLALKNDTAAVQLHFVSGNNVLAHRSLPAPEGGPPLRIAQRMRLEASQLEGVARRMMVESDYCLLLALPCGRDQEDVVSQTESLKAAFISYLQAKQAAGIINVPNPGSNQPAYVLQIFPPCEFSESHLSRLAPDLLASISNISPHLMIVIASV, from the exons tgactccagcagcagctcgAGCGACGAGTCCCCGGCGCGCTCGGTGCAGTCGACGGCCGTCCCCGCGCCGGCgtcccagctgctcccatcGCTGGAGAAGGATGAGCCCCGGAAGAGTTTTGGGATCAAGGTGCAAAATCTTCCAGTGCGCTCAACAG ATACAAGCCTTAAAGATGGACTTTTCCACGAATTCAAGAAGTACGGGAAGGTGACGTCGGTGCAGATCCACGGCGCATCCGAGGAACGGTATGGCCTCGTGTTCTTCCGGCAGCAGGAGGACCAGGAGAAAGCACTGAATGCCTCcaaaggaaagcttttcttTGGCATGCAGATTGAAGTCACAGCCTGGATAGGACCAG AAACTGAAAGCGAGAATGAATTTCGTCCTTTGGATGAAAGGATAGATGAATTTCACCCAAAGGCAACAAGAACTCTGTTCATTGGCAACCTGGAGAAAACAACCACCTACCACGACCTTCGCAACATCTTCCAGCGCTTTGGGGGAATAGTG GACATCGACATTAAGAAGGTGAACGGTGTCCCTCAGTACGCGTTCCTGCAGTACTGTGACATCGCCAGTGTGTGCAAAGCCATTAAGAAGATGGATGGGGAATATCTTGGAAATAACCGGCTCAAG CTGGGTTTTGGGAAGAGCATGCCTACAAACTGCGTGTGGTTAGATGGGCTTTCCACAAACGTTACGGATCAGTATCTGACCCGACATTTCTGCCGATACGGGCCTGTGGTGAAG gTGGTGTTTGACCGCTTAAAAGGCATGGCCCTGGTTCTCTACAATGAGATTGAATATGCACAAGCAGCTGTAAAAGAGACCAAGGGGAGGAAAATCGGTGGGAATAAAATTAAG gTGGACTTTGCAAATCGGGAGAGTCAGCTGGCATTTTATCATTCCATGGAGAAAACGGGTCAAGACATCAGAGACTTCTATGAAATGCTGGCAGAAAGAAG CAGAGACGAGCGAAGAGGATCCTACGAATACGCCCCTGACCGTACTTATTACGAGACCGTTCGGACCCCAGGGACGTATCCCGAAGATCCTCGGCGGGAATACCCAGCTCGGGGCAGAGAATTCTATGCTGAGTGGGATCCCTACCAAGGAGACTACTACGACCCACGATACTACGACGACCCTCGCGAGTACCGGGATTACCGGGGAGATCCATATGAGCAGGACATCAGGGAGTACAGCTACAGGCAacgggagagggagagggagagggaacgGTTCGAATCCGATCGGGACAGAGACCATGAACGGAGACCGATCGAGCGGAGCCAGAGCCCGACACATTCCCGGCGCCCGCAGAGCCCCGGAGCGTCCCCCTCACAGTCGGAGCGGCTGCAGAGCGACTCGGAGAGGAGGATTTACAGCAGGTCCTCAGATcgcagtggcagctgcagctcactgTCCCCTCCGCGATACGACAAGCTCGACAAAGCCCGCATGGAACGATACACAAAAAATGAGAAAGTGGAGAAAGAGCGTGTTTTCGAGCAGGAGAGGGTGGACAAAGAGAAGCGCTtggtgaggaaagaaaagctggaaaaaatagaaaaggagaaaacagataAACAGAAACGAAAAGCAAAAATCCATTCGCCCAGCTCTCAGTCCTCGGAAACAGATCAGGAGAATGAGAGAGAGCCCAGCCCAGAAAAACAGAAGGGCAACAGTAAGCAAAGCAAAGAGAGGGGTGACAAAGAAGGGGCAGCAAAGAACCGCCTGGAACTGATGCCCTGTGTTGTGCTGACTCGTgtgaaggaaaaggaggggaaggtGATTGATCAGCCTGCGCCGGAGAAACTGAGGGCAAAGCTGGATAATGACACTCTGAAATCCCCACTGCTTGAACAGAAAACTCAGACGTCCCAGGCTGAGCAAGCCAAGTCTGAGCCGTCTAAACTTGAACCCATCAGAACCAAGGTACAGAAGGAGAAAGCCCTTGCCAGTCACATCGAAGTGGTGGACAAGGAGGGAAAATTGAAACCCAAAAAACACTTGAAGACAGAACAAACTTCTGAGGGTGCCAATGCAGTTGATTTAGACAAGTTGGAGGCTCGTAAAAGGCGTTTCGCTGATGCAAATCCAAAACCCGACAGGCAAAAACTGGATGTAAAACGGAGCAGCCAAGATGAGGAGGATGCACGTGTGGTTTTGAAAAAACAGCTTGATGCAACAGTGTCATCTAGAGAAGCACCAGTATTAAGGGAAGGAGAATTGGAGCGAAAACCTCTGAGGAAGGAGATGCTTAAAAGGGAATCTAAAAAACTCAAACTGGAAAGACTTATTCCTGTTACTAGTCCGAAAGAAATTCAGGACACTCTTAACGTTGGTGGGATTGGCGTGCGTCCTACCCTGGATCTGCAGGCGAGGCTCATGGAGGCACCCGATGAACCTGCGGAAGTTCAGGAACTCCCTCCTAAAAAACTGAACCCGGTAAAACCCCAGCATAAACAGGTACAGGTGCTTGACGAGCAgggaacagagagagaggaCACAAGGAAGAACTACTCCGGCCTTCCTGAAGAAACACCAGACCATAAACTTGGCCAAGAGAAACCTCAGACAGCTGACACGGAGGAGAAAATCAGCATTGACATAGATCACACGCAGAGCTACCGCAAACAAATGGAGCAAAGTCGCAGGttgaaacagcagctggaaatggagATAGCAAAGTCAGAGAAGTTTGGCAGTCCAAAGAAAGATGTGGATGAATATGAAAAGCGGAGTCTGGTTCACGAGGTGGGAAAGCCTCCACAAGATGTCACTGATGACTCTCCACcaagtaaaaggaaaaagactGACCAGTTTGACTTTGAAATTAGCACTAAGAGAGAAAGGAACTACAGAAGTTCTCGTCAGGTGAGTGAGGACTCTGAAAGGATGTCCTGTTCCCCAAGCATCAGACATTTCCCATTCCATGAAGATGATGACACGCTTGATTCTCCAAGGTTAATGCCATCGAAGGAAACCAAAGAGTCACCTAAAATAGAAGAAAAGGGTCTTTCATACTCCAACATGACTGTCAGGGAGGACTCACTGAAGTTCAATCCTTATGATTCCAGCAGAAGGGAGCAGATGGCAGAAATGGCTAAAATAAAACTCTCTGTGCTGAGTTCTGAGGAAGACTCGAGTAGGTGGGAAACCCAAGTGAAGCAAGAGCCTGGCAGAGTCGATATCAGCTTTCCAAGCAGCATTGTGAAAAGAGACAGCATACGGAAACGGTCTGTCCGAGACCTGGAACCTGGGGAGGTGCCTTCAGATTCGGATGACGATGGTGAAAACAAGCCCCATTCCCCAAAAGCTTCATCCTTGTTAGAGAGTTCCAGGTTGTCTTTTTTATTAAGGGACAGAGAAGAGAAGTTCcgtgaaagagaggaaagactCCAGTCCAGTTCCttagaaagaaacaaattctATTCTTTTGCATTGGACAAGACAATCACACCTGACACAAAGGCCTTGCTTGAAAGGGCTAAATCCCTCTCTTCCTCCAGAGAGGAAAACTGGTCCTTTCTAGACTGGGATTCAAGATTTGCTAGTTTCAGAAACAATAAAGACAAAGAGAAGGTTGACTCAGCTCCGAGACCTATTCCATCCTGgtatatgaaaaagaaaaaaatcagaactgatTCCGAAGGTGGAAAACTGGATGATAAAAAAGAAGATCATAAAGAGGAGGAACAAGAGCGGCAGGAACTGTTTGCCTCTCGGTTTTTACACAGTTCAATCTTTGAACAGGACTCCAAACGCCTGCAGCATTTAGAGAGGAAGGATGATGAACTGGACTTCATCTCTGGAAGGCTGTATGGGAGACAGTCCTCCTCTGATGGAACAAACAGCACAGCTGATTTGGTGCAAGAGCCAGTGGTTCTCTTCCACAGTAGGTTTGTTGAACTGACACGaatgcagcagaaagaaaaggagaaggatcAGAAACcaaaagaagtggaaaaacaGGAAGATAAAGAAAACCGGCCAAAAACACCAGAAATGGTTCCTGATAGTAAAGAAACAGAACATAAACCTTCCTCAGTTGTTGGTCCTTCTTCAGTCACCGTCCTCCCACAGGAACCAGCTCCCATCGCTCCTGAGAAAATAGTGAGCGAAAAGGTCCTGGTGGAACCAGTTTCTGTCAAAGAAGAGAAACCTTCtgaacctgctgctgcagcagaggaacaaaaaccttttcctgaacTTGCTGCTCCTGTCAAAATGGAACCTCCCGAGCAAATGGAACCTCCGCCAATTGTAGAAGCAAGTAAAGAAATTGTTGCTACAACCCTGGCACCAGAGGAAGATGCTGTGGCAACAGAGCATCCTTCCTACTTGGATACCAAACCTCCCACTCCTGGGGCCTCGTTTTCCGATGCAGACATCAGCGTAGATCCAGAACCTGAGGCTGCCCAGCTGCTTCCACCTCCGCCCAAGCTAGTTCAGAAGTCAGATGAAGCTGTGGAAcctaaagaagaaaatgctcCACCGTCTGCCAATACCGATGCTGGTGGGAGTCAAAAGGTAGAGGTGGCTGCTGAGGTTCTGCCGCCTGTTTCTGACAATGATATGGAAGTGGAACCTCCGGTTGttgtaaaagacaaaaaatcctACAAAAGTAAGCGGTCCAAGACTCCTGTGCAGTCGGCTGCAGCTAATGTCGCGGAAAAGCCTGTCACAAGGAAGAGCGAAAGAATTGACCgtgaaaaactgaaaaggtCAAGCTCTCCTCGTGGGGAGACCCAGAAGCTTTCTGAATTGAAAGTGGAGGCAGAAAAGGTTTCAAGGAATGCTGCTAAATCCCCAAGTTCTGCTGCAGAGCCGGAAAACGTGGAGCTGAGCTTGCCAATAGGCCGGACCAGACGCAGAAACGTGAGGTCAGTCTATGCTACCACAGGGGATAACGAAGGCCCATCTCCGGTGAAGGACTCCATAGAGGTCACTAGATCCACCAGGAAGAGAGTGGAAAAGGAACCACAGGAGACAGTGACAACTGTTCCCACAACCCCAAGGAGGGGAAGACCTCCCAAAACCCGCCGTAAGCCAGAGGAGGACATCTCTCCGATAAAGGCTGAACCAGTTCAACAAGAGGTGGAGGAGACTGAAACTAAAGATACTGTGGAAGCTCCTAAACCTGCAGAAGGTTGGAGGTCTCCTAGATCCCAGAagctcacacacactcacacatcAGCTGCTACCAGCCAAcaggggaagaaagggaagaatgaACCGAAAGCTGATACCATGGCTGAATCCGAAGATGCTGCTGAAAGAAGTGGTCAGGAATTGAGCATCAGTGACAACAGCAATAAAGCAAAGGCTGCTGAGAAAGAGCCAGCAGCAAGTGAGCAGAAACGTGATCGCAAGGAACTGGATGTGGAGAAAAATCAGCTAGAAATCCCCACAGTTGAGATCATTGAAAAGAAGCCAGTGCCAGAAAAGGTTACGAAATCCAAAAGGGGAAGGtacaaaaataccaaaaccGTCGTTGATAAGGCATCCGTGTGTCtcaaaaatgtagaaatacGCCTCAATGTTGATGAAGTCAAGGGTGCCTTGCGACCCACCGAAGAAGAGGCAGAGCCAGTGGCGGTGTCACCACCTAAGATGAAGAGCCCTCCAAAAGAGGACATCCTGCCGCCCCTCTTCTCTAAGAATGAGGTAGAAGATTCATTCTCAGAAGTGGAAAAAGAGGTGACACGGGAGCCCAAGCAGTCGCCTGAGGCTGCCCAGTTAGCAAAGCAGATTGAGCTCGAGCAGGCAGTGGAGAACATTGCAAAACTCACTGAAACTCCTCCAACAATTGCTGCCTACAAGGAGCCAACAACAGATGTGGCTGAAGTCCgtcaggaggaggaggcagataAACCCGCACACCAGGCCAGTGAaactgagctggcagcagccattGGCTCCATCATCAATGATATTTCTGGGGAGACAGAAAGCTTCCCTGCACCGCCGACATACCCTGCTGAATCTGAGGCTGAAATCCCCACAGAGCCCTTGGTGTTGCAGTCCCCTCGGGAGGAGATGGAGCCTGAGACAGATCAGGCAGTGAACAATATCCTAGAAACCGAGGCTGCCGTCGAGCCTGTGGTGCAGCCAGTGCCTGGCTCTGTCTCATCCACCTTGGAGACTGAGAGTAAGGAGTCTGAAGTCAGCTTCAGCGAATCTTCCAACTCTGCGCAGGAGGCTGAGACCTTGCAGGAGGCTGAAGTTGCTCGGAAGGAAAAGGGCCGTCAGAAAAGCACGCGGCAGAGACGCAAGAAGAGCATGAGCAGGAGGGGCGACGCCCCCGAAGTCAACACCTTTGAGCCGGAGAGGGTGCAGAGCAAATCACCCCCTGCCAATGATGTAAAGACAAAACCTGAAGAAGCctcaaaggaggaaaagcaaatcAAACCCACAGCATCCATGGAGCCAAATGCTTCTGATGTCACCAAGGCTGTGGCTACTGATGTTGTGGCTGCACATGAGGCTGcccctgagagcagctcctctccaaaGGTGCCCGCTCCAACTCCTCTGGACCTGGGTGCCCCACCAGTCCCCCTCGACGAGGGGAGTCAGAGCGGGTTCAAGATCCGGTCACCCCTGGAGAGTGCTCCCATCACGCCGCCAAGTGCCCCGAatgcagcccttcctgctgtccccacggcAGCAGCCAAGCTGCCCACTCCAGTGCCCACCACCATTGTCCCCCTTCACTCCAGTGCTGCCAAGGTGCCGGAGTGGGTGGTCAGGCACGAGGAGCCCCGTGCCCGTTCCACACCCCCACCCGCTCTCCCACCAGACACAAAGGCGTCGGATATTGACACAAACTCCAGCACTTTGAGGAAGATACTCATGGAGCCCAAATACGTCTCAGCGACAAGCATAACCTCCACACACGTGACGACAACACACGCAGAGCCGGTGAGCGCgcccagcctggaggaggcacCTCTCCACCCCGCTGTGGAGGCCGTCAAGCCGGTTTCCGAGGAGAAGCCAGCTGTTCCTGTCACCAACGCCCTGGACCCACCGGTGGCCGAAGCGCCGGTGTTcagtgagaaggaaaagatCAACACCGTGATTGCTCCCAAAGCCACTTCTGTCATCAGCAGAATGCCTCACAGTGTGGATCTAGAGGAGGCTCCAAGGATCACCTTGGTGAAACAAGCTCCCCAAACCCAGACCTGCCTCGTCAATGCTCCCTCACCAAAATTTAAGCAGAGGTCAAGTACAAATGATAACAGCAGGTTTCATCCAGGATCGATGTCTATTATCGAGGAGAGGCCAGTGGAGACTGGGTCCAGTCCAGGGCTGCGGGTGAACACCTCAGAAGGTGTGGTGCTCCTGAGTTACTCAGGGCAGAAGACAGAAGGCCCTCAGCGAATCAGTGCCAAGATCAGCCAGATTCCCCCAGCCAGTGCTGTGGACATCGAGTTCCAGCAGTCTGTATCCAAGTCTCAGATTAAACAGGAGCCTATCACACCATCCCAGCCAGCACCGAAAGGCTCCCAGACCTCAGCGGGCTACGGGACTGTTTCCACCCATTCTTCGTTGGTACTGGGAACACAGCCCTACAACACCTCGCCCGTCATCTCCTCTGTCAAACAGGAGCGTGCCGTGCTGGACAAGCCCGACTCATCCCACCTTGCTGTCCAGACCCCGGCGTCTCAGCCCAGCAAGGTCCTGGCACAGACAGTAAACACTCCACCCGTGCTGGTCCATAACCAGATGGTCGTGAACAAAAAACTGTCTGACCCAGCTGCTCTGAAAGTGGAGACAAAGACTCTGCAACCCTCCAGCTTGAGTCCTGGAGTTAGTCCTCACCACCCTTCCCTCTCTGGGAAGATGCACTCGGAAGCGAACCACGTCAGCTCGGGCCCCAGCACCCCAACCGACCGGGCCATCTCCCACCTGGGGGTCACCAAACAGGAGCCGCACTCACCGCGTACCAGCGGGCACTCGCCGTCGCCGTTCCCCCGGGCCTGTCATCCCGGCAGTACCTCGTCTCCGGCTTTGTCCAGCAGCACCCCGGTCATGCTGGCACCAGGAATTCCTGTTCCCCAGTACATATCCAGCATGCATCCCGAGCAATCTGTTATCATGCCCCCCCACAGCGTAACACAGACTGTGTCCCTGGGCCATCTGTCCCAAGGTGAGGTGAGGATGAACACCCCTCCTCTTTCCGGCATTCCCTACGGCATCCGCCCGGAAGCGCTCCACTCCCCCCGAGCTACTCTGCAACCCCAGATGGAGATCAAGCCTCAGCGATCCAGCACGCCCCAGCCAGCACCCATCCGAGACATCGTCATTCCCCCGCTGTCCTCGCAGCATCCCCCCGAGGAGGAGCTGCACTTCCACCACACTGCAGTGTGCCGCGGGCCAGCCCCGGTGCAGTCTGATGTGCTGGTGATGCAGCCCGACTACCGCATGCACCCCGGCAGCCTGCGGCTGGACCAGTACAACGTCCCGCGGGACGTCAGGATGATCATGCACCCGCACATGGCCGCCGTGGGCGAGCACCACTCGGAAACGCGACAGTCCCGGACGCCCGAAGGGGCCGTCAAAACTCCCCCGGTCAGTAAGACCCCGCAGCCTGGGAAAGAGACTCCCAAATCCTCAGAGGGCAAGATGGCCCACTCTCCCCACAGCGAGCCCCGACTGCTCAGCGTGCCCTCGGGCAGCCAGCTGCCTGGGCTGCCCCTGACGCAGCCCGTGGTGGTCCCACACGGGGTGCAGATCATGCATCCCGCCGGGAGCTCCTTCCACGATTACCGCTCTGTGTACGGCGACATGAGGAATTACCACACGGCACAGCTTGGGCACCCGCAATTCCCGGGCGCCTCGCCCATTGGGCTGCCCTCCCGGAGCATGACCCCGTCTCAG GGTCTGCCGGAGGGTGAGCACTCGCACCCCAGCCAGCCAGTCCGCAGCAAGACCCCTCAGATCCCGCAGGATCCCAAGGGCccgccagcagcagggccagagcAGAGTCACCACCCGCCTGTGAACAGGCACACGGCACAGATGGACCCCCACGTCCACCTCCAGAGGGCACAAGGGGACACGAGCCAGACCTCCTACCCCTCACCCGTCGCCATCTCCATGAAGCAGGAGCTTCCGTCACCGCACCAGCCGCAGGCGGTTCCCAAACAATCCATGTTTATCCCCACGACCTCGGGGCCGCCCCTCAGCCGCCCAGAGCCCCAGTCCACGCTCAAGCAGGAGCCATCCCCTCACCCCGTGTCCCAGAGACCGGTGGACATGGTCCAGCTTCTGACA aAATACCCCATTGTCTGGCAGGGTCTGCTGGCTCTCAAGAACGACACGGCGGCCGTGCAGCTGCACTTCGTGTCCGGGAACAACGTCCTGGCGCACCGGTCCCTGCCGGCGCCCGAGGGAGGGCCCCCGCTGCGGATCGCGCAGCGCATGCGGCTCGAGGCCTCCCAGCTGGAGGGGGTCGCTCGGAGAATGATG GTGGAGAGCGATtactgcctgctgctggccctgccctgcgGCCGGGACCAGGAGGACGTGGTCAGTCAGACGGAGTCGCTCAAGGCTGCGTTCATCAGTTACCTGCAGGCCAAGCAGGCTGCAGGCATCATCAACGTCCCCAACCCTGGCTCCAACCAG cctgcctaCGTTCTGCAGATCTTCCCACCCTGCGAGTTCTCGGAGAGCCACCTGTCCCGCCTGGCCCCAGACCTCCTCGCCAGCATCTCCAACATCTCTCCTCACCTGATGATTGTCATCGCGTCGGTATGA